The proteins below are encoded in one region of Microbispora sp. NBC_01189:
- a CDS encoding glycoside hydrolase family 65 protein has translation MIRHPAFTTEPWSVRECRLHTDVLAQTESVFALSNGHIGLRGNLDEGEPYGLPGTYLNSYYELRPLPYAEAGYGYPESGQTVVNVTNGKLIRLLVDDEPFDVRYGTLHSHERLLDLRAGTLIRTVHWSSPTGAEIRMRSTRLVSYTHRAVAAIRYEVEPVDQPVNVVVQSELVANETVPTAAADPRAAAALEAPLVLEENAAGRDGVCAMVHSTRASRLRVAAAMRHEVDGPGGTRVDSDGGGDVSRVTVATRLKPGERLRLDKFFAYGWSAKRSRPAMHDQVVAALAAARLTGWDGLCAEQRAFLDDYWAGADVEVEGDTEVQQAVRFGLFHLLQAGARLERRPVPGKGLTGSGYDGHAFWDTESFVLPVATYTYPRAARDALEWRASILPLAEARAEQLGLAGAAFPWRTINGEECSGYWPAGTAAFHVNADIADAVTRYVDATEDTAFERDFGLPLLVATARLWCALGHHDAEGRYRIDGVTGPDEYSAISDNNLYTNLMARRNLRAATAATVRHLDQAGQLGVTLEETAMWRDAAAAMYLPYDERLGVHAQSEGYTGHAVWDFENTRPDQYPLLLHFPYFDLYRKQVVKQADLVLAMHLCGEAFTPEQKARNFAYYEALTVRDSSLSAATQAVLAAEVGQLGLAYAYLGEAALIDLRDLQHNTRDGVHMASLAGAWIALVSGFGGMRAGEGRLCFAPRLPAEITRLTFRMRYRGRLLRVDVTSESTTYRLLHGSPVTLAHHGENLRLGARPQSRSNPPPPFAELRITQPPGRELPPRRPVAP, from the coding sequence ATGATCAGGCATCCCGCCTTCACCACCGAGCCGTGGTCGGTCCGCGAGTGCCGCCTGCACACCGACGTGCTCGCCCAGACCGAGTCGGTCTTCGCGCTCTCCAACGGGCACATCGGGCTGCGCGGCAACCTCGACGAGGGGGAGCCGTACGGGCTGCCCGGCACCTACCTCAACTCCTACTACGAACTGCGCCCCCTGCCGTACGCGGAGGCGGGCTACGGCTACCCCGAGTCGGGGCAGACGGTGGTCAACGTCACCAACGGCAAGCTGATCCGGCTGCTGGTGGACGACGAGCCGTTCGACGTGCGGTACGGCACCCTCCACTCGCACGAGCGGCTCCTCGATCTGCGCGCCGGGACACTCATCCGCACGGTCCACTGGAGCTCTCCCACCGGGGCGGAGATCCGGATGCGCTCCACCCGCCTCGTGTCGTACACCCATCGGGCCGTGGCCGCGATCCGCTACGAGGTGGAGCCGGTGGACCAGCCGGTCAACGTGGTCGTCCAGTCGGAGCTGGTCGCCAACGAGACCGTCCCCACGGCGGCCGCCGACCCCCGCGCCGCCGCCGCACTGGAGGCGCCACTGGTGCTGGAGGAGAACGCGGCCGGCCGCGACGGCGTGTGCGCCATGGTCCACTCCACCCGGGCCAGCCGGCTGCGGGTCGCCGCCGCGATGCGCCACGAGGTCGACGGCCCCGGAGGCACCCGGGTCGACTCCGACGGCGGTGGCGACGTCAGCCGGGTGACGGTCGCCACCCGCCTGAAACCCGGAGAACGGCTGCGGCTGGACAAGTTCTTCGCCTACGGCTGGTCGGCCAAGCGCTCCCGGCCCGCCATGCACGACCAGGTGGTGGCCGCGCTGGCCGCGGCCCGGCTCACCGGCTGGGACGGCCTGTGCGCCGAGCAGCGCGCCTTCCTCGACGACTACTGGGCGGGCGCGGACGTCGAGGTCGAGGGCGACACCGAGGTGCAGCAGGCCGTCCGCTTCGGGCTGTTCCACCTGCTCCAGGCGGGCGCCCGGCTGGAGCGGCGGCCCGTCCCCGGCAAGGGGCTGACCGGCTCCGGTTACGACGGCCACGCGTTCTGGGACACCGAGAGCTTCGTGCTGCCGGTCGCCACGTACACCTATCCCAGGGCCGCCCGCGACGCGCTGGAGTGGCGCGCGTCGATCCTCCCGCTCGCCGAGGCGCGGGCGGAGCAGCTCGGGCTGGCCGGGGCGGCGTTCCCCTGGCGCACGATCAACGGCGAGGAGTGCTCGGGATACTGGCCCGCGGGCACCGCGGCCTTCCACGTCAACGCCGACATCGCCGACGCGGTGACGCGGTACGTCGACGCGACCGAGGACACCGCGTTCGAGCGGGACTTCGGCCTGCCCCTGCTGGTCGCGACCGCGCGCCTGTGGTGCGCGCTCGGTCACCACGACGCCGAGGGCCGCTACCGCATCGACGGGGTGACCGGCCCGGACGAGTACAGCGCGATCTCCGACAACAACCTCTACACGAACCTCATGGCCCGCCGGAACCTGCGCGCCGCCACCGCGGCGACCGTCCGCCATCTCGACCAGGCCGGTCAGCTCGGCGTCACTCTGGAGGAGACCGCGATGTGGCGCGACGCCGCCGCAGCGATGTACCTCCCGTACGACGAGCGGCTGGGGGTCCACGCGCAGAGCGAGGGTTACACCGGGCACGCGGTGTGGGACTTCGAGAACACCCGGCCCGACCAGTATCCGCTGCTGCTCCACTTCCCCTACTTCGACCTCTACCGCAAGCAGGTGGTCAAACAGGCCGATCTCGTGCTGGCCATGCACCTGTGCGGCGAGGCGTTCACGCCGGAGCAGAAGGCCCGCAACTTCGCCTACTACGAGGCGCTGACGGTGCGGGACTCCTCACTGTCGGCCGCCACCCAGGCCGTGCTCGCCGCCGAGGTCGGGCAGCTCGGGCTCGCCTACGCCTATCTCGGGGAGGCGGCGCTCATCGACCTGCGCGACCTGCAGCACAACACCCGCGACGGCGTCCACATGGCCTCGCTGGCCGGGGCGTGGATCGCGCTGGTGTCGGGGTTCGGCGGCATGCGCGCGGGCGAGGGGCGGTTGTGCTTCGCCCCGCGCCTGCCCGCGGAAATCACCCGGCTCACCTTCCGGATGCGCTACCGCGGACGCCTGCTGCGGGTCGACGTCACGTCCGAGAGCACGACGTACCGGCTGCTGCACGGCTCGCCGGTCACGCTGGCGCACCACGGTGAGAACCTGAGGCTCGGCGCGCGGCCGCAGTCCCGGAGCAACCCGCCGCCGCCCTTTGCCGAACTGAGGATCACGCAGCCGCCCGGCCGCGAGCTTCCGCCCCGGCGCCCGGTGGCTCCCTGA
- a CDS encoding dihydrodipicolinate reductase has translation MSSSAPLRVIQWATGAVGGRALRSVITRPEFELAGVLVYDRDKVGRDAGELVGLGPVGLACTDDAERMLATEADCVLHMPLPASYFGGDPGTDAETICALLASGKNVVTTTGFVYPRAYGPGLVDRLEKACARGGTSLHGTGINPGFMSDLLPLALTGLSDRLDHIFVRECSDYRGHPSPHIAADLMGFGREPDDYSTSVRPFRAFQRALFGESVQLVAAALGVPLDEVEETDEYLLATEDFDIAAGEVRKGTICASRWVFTGLARGRPFITVECVYKADGRRVPQWGDLGFTMHVQGRPGMAVTIDDMTQGLAGAAAHAVNSIAAVCAAPPGIRTILDLPLATGRGAVRLA, from the coding sequence ATGTCCTCGTCCGCTCCCCTGCGCGTGATTCAGTGGGCCACGGGCGCGGTCGGTGGACGCGCCCTGCGCAGTGTGATCACGCGCCCGGAGTTCGAGCTCGCCGGGGTGCTCGTCTACGACCGGGACAAGGTGGGCCGGGACGCCGGCGAACTGGTGGGGCTCGGGCCCGTCGGACTCGCCTGCACCGACGACGCCGAACGGATGCTCGCCACCGAGGCCGACTGCGTGCTGCACATGCCACTGCCCGCGTCCTATTTCGGCGGCGATCCCGGGACCGACGCCGAGACCATCTGCGCGCTGCTCGCCTCGGGCAAGAACGTCGTCACCACCACCGGCTTCGTCTACCCCCGCGCGTACGGCCCGGGGCTGGTGGACCGCCTGGAGAAGGCCTGCGCCCGGGGCGGGACGTCCCTGCACGGCACGGGCATCAACCCGGGCTTCATGAGCGACCTGCTGCCCCTGGCGCTGACCGGGCTGTCGGACCGGCTCGACCACATCTTCGTGCGGGAATGCTCGGACTACCGGGGTCATCCCTCCCCGCACATCGCCGCCGACCTGATGGGCTTCGGCCGGGAGCCCGACGACTACAGCACGTCCGTCCGGCCGTTCCGCGCCTTCCAGCGCGCGCTGTTCGGCGAGAGTGTCCAGCTTGTCGCCGCCGCGCTCGGCGTGCCGCTGGACGAGGTGGAGGAGACCGACGAGTACCTGCTCGCGACCGAGGACTTCGACATCGCGGCGGGCGAGGTGCGCAAGGGCACGATCTGCGCGTCCCGCTGGGTGTTCACCGGACTGGCGCGGGGCCGGCCGTTCATCACGGTCGAGTGCGTCTACAAGGCCGACGGCCGCCGGGTGCCACAGTGGGGTGACCTCGGCTTCACCATGCACGTCCAGGGACGGCCCGGCATGGCGGTCACGATCGACGACATGACCCAGGGGCTGGCCGGGGCGGCGGCCCACGCGGTCAACTCGATCGCCGCCGTGTGCGCGGCGCCGCCGGGCATCCGCACGATCCTCGACCTTCCGCTCGCCACCGGCCGGGGAGCCGTACGGCTGGCCTGA
- a CDS encoding HNH endonuclease signature motif containing protein: protein MDLFDSDPTHPHRSNDNGDGDWWDQLTANSPLWSSEGALAREYVPIVEPRGRKHEKTVSDVPSDGVPADSGTPVAPRDARSDIPGDVLDGASDDAAGAGRGDEGRDRASGGACGVGSSSWVVVAAVVEAAGVVALVPVPEDAGVCLAEAEELLAVRDRITSALAARVGRVHRAGEAKGHGHASTKLWLRSAGGMTPPGAGRLLTMGMELDRLPEVRRLFAEGGLAEGVVEAICTATAGLTDEQAATAERILLELAKSAGAAEVAKAGRYLRAVLDPDGHEKDEQADFDRRFFRVRRRRGGGLEGEFYLPVEAAARLQHMLDVYAKPKAEGDDRPLSVRNADALIAFLENKIVTELLVLVNAESLPDDPASGTACDEGEPIIDGGEPTIEEPAGEEPEPADEQSEGAEPGTRPTAVSPERTATGPERAATVPPAGGDRSAGEDGSSTVAPSAGDDTSPAAPSAACRAACRAASHAACRAPSHAPCRAASGAAACACACGGACGGADGLEPVTGRAAAGSSPMDGPAAAWPHFDPTDSHQRGHERGHERGHERGHERGHERGHERGHERDCDDVQQDHADDSDDDSDDDPGTQEEGIGRGRRRNRARPQQARPQQTHAPDPPPEPDAPPDAEGSAWPGGDAWPGGGAWPGSDAWAGVGADAPPEADHSGEARQSGSAWPGGEAWPGLGGNVPPGVWLRGLPGLILATGHLLPVSSVHRLARTSSLVRIVMDAAGQVLDMGRKVRLATPAQRRAVFTRYATCWVDGCPLPATMCQIDHCDNWCSGGLTDLKLLGPACQFHNRDRYRHPLHPPKDRRRPLGLHLPQPPHHAHHAHHAHHPHPRTTRRVRT, encoded by the coding sequence ATGGATCTGTTCGACTCTGACCCTACGCACCCTCATCGTTCGAACGATAACGGCGATGGCGACTGGTGGGATCAGCTCACCGCCAACTCGCCCCTCTGGTCTTCCGAGGGCGCGCTTGCCCGTGAATATGTGCCGATCGTCGAGCCCAGGGGGCGAAAGCACGAAAAGACCGTGAGTGACGTCCCTTCTGATGGCGTTCCTGCCGACAGCGGCACTCCAGTCGCTCCAAGGGACGCGCGCAGTGATATTCCCGGCGACGTTCTCGATGGTGCTTCGGACGATGCTGCAGGCGCTGGCCGGGGCGATGAGGGCCGTGACCGGGCCTCTGGCGGTGCTTGTGGCGTGGGGTCGTCGTCATGGGTGGTGGTGGCGGCTGTTGTCGAGGCGGCGGGGGTGGTGGCGTTGGTGCCGGTGCCTGAGGACGCGGGTGTGTGTCTGGCCGAGGCGGAGGAGTTGCTTGCGGTCCGTGATCGGATCACGTCGGCGTTGGCGGCTCGGGTGGGTCGTGTTCATCGGGCGGGGGAGGCGAAGGGTCATGGGCATGCGTCCACGAAGTTGTGGTTGCGGTCTGCCGGGGGGATGACGCCTCCGGGGGCGGGCCGCCTGTTGACGATGGGCATGGAGTTGGATCGGCTGCCGGAGGTGCGTCGCCTGTTCGCGGAGGGTGGTCTGGCGGAGGGGGTCGTGGAGGCGATCTGCACGGCTACCGCGGGGTTGACCGATGAGCAGGCGGCGACGGCTGAGCGGATTTTGCTGGAGTTGGCGAAGTCGGCGGGTGCGGCGGAGGTGGCGAAGGCGGGGCGGTATCTGCGGGCGGTGCTGGACCCTGATGGGCATGAGAAGGACGAGCAGGCCGACTTCGATCGCCGGTTCTTCCGGGTGCGCCGGCGGAGGGGCGGTGGGCTGGAGGGGGAGTTCTATCTGCCGGTGGAGGCGGCCGCGCGGTTGCAGCACATGCTGGACGTCTATGCCAAGCCGAAGGCTGAGGGTGATGACCGGCCGTTGAGTGTGCGGAACGCGGATGCGTTGATCGCGTTCTTGGAGAACAAGATCGTGACTGAGCTTCTGGTGCTGGTCAACGCCGAGTCCCTTCCCGACGACCCTGCGAGTGGCACTGCCTGCGACGAGGGTGAGCCCATCATCGACGGCGGCGAGCCGACCATTGAGGAGCCCGCCGGCGAAGAGCCAGAGCCCGCCGACGAGCAGTCGGAGGGTGCGGAGCCGGGCACACGGCCAACGGCCGTCAGCCCCGAACGCACAGCCACCGGCCCCGAACGCGCAGCCACTGTGCCCCCGGCGGGCGGGGATCGCTCAGCCGGTGAGGACGGTAGCTCGACCGTCGCGCCCTCCGCAGGAGACGACACCTCCCCTGCCGCGCCCAGTGCCGCCTGCCGTGCCGCCTGCCGTGCCGCCTCCCATGCCGCCTGCCGTGCCCCCTCCCATGCTCCCTGCCGTGCCGCCTCCGGTGCCGCCGCGTGTGCGTGTGCGTGTGGCGGTGCGTGTGGGGGCGCTGACGGGCTGGAGCCTGTCACCGGCCGCGCGGCCGCCGGTAGCTCGCCCATGGATGGTCCGGCTGCCGCCTGGCCACACTTCGACCCAACCGACAGCCACCAGCGCGGCCACGAGCGCGGCCACGAGCGCGGCCACGAGCGCGGCCACGAGCGCGGCCACGAGCGCGGCCACGAGCGCGGCCACGAGCGCGACTGCGATGACGTCCAGCAGGACCACGCCGACGACTCTGACGACGACTCTGACGACGACCCCGGCACTCAGGAAGAGGGCATCGGGCGAGGACGCCGTAGAAACCGAGCGCGGCCGCAGCAGGCACGCCCGCAGCAGACGCATGCTCCTGATCCCCCACCCGAGCCCGACGCTCCGCCGGATGCGGAAGGGAGCGCCTGGCCGGGAGGCGACGCCTGGCCTGGCGGTGGCGCTTGGCCTGGCAGTGATGCCTGGGCGGGGGTGGGAGCCGACGCTCCGCCGGAGGCGGACCACAGCGGCGAAGCCCGGCAGAGTGGGAGCGCCTGGCCGGGAGGTGAAGCCTGGCCGGGGTTGGGGGGCAATGTGCCGCCGGGGGTGTGGTTGCGGGGGTTGCCGGGGCTGATCCTGGCGACCGGGCACCTGCTGCCCGTCTCCAGCGTGCACCGACTGGCCCGCACCAGCAGCCTGGTGAGGATCGTCATGGACGCCGCCGGGCAGGTCCTGGACATGGGCCGCAAGGTCCGACTCGCCACCCCGGCCCAGCGCCGGGCCGTCTTCACCCGCTACGCCACCTGCTGGGTCGACGGCTGCCCCCTGCCCGCCACCATGTGCCAAATCGATCATTGCGACAACTGGTGCAGCGGCGGGCTGACCGACCTCAAGCTGCTCGGGCCGGCCTGCCAGTTCCACAACCGCGACCGCTACCGCCACCCACTACACCCGCCGAAAGATCGGCGACGACCGCTGGGCCTTCACCTACCGCAACCCCCGCACCATGCGCACCACGCCCACCACGCCCACCACCCGCACCCCCGCACCACCCGGCGGGTGAGGACATGA
- a CDS encoding MBL fold metallo-hydrolase, translating into MGKASVTAANEAQRAAWRGGGLPEVERVRPGLWSIPVPIPINPLRYVLVYALEVPGGVVLVDAGWNTGEAYDALVAGLGTAGYEITDVKAVLVTHIHPDHYGLAGRVREVSGAWIGLHPADARLIRGRYDDSAIDDLVEQERALLLRCGVPDLTAQELAGASVMLRQFVTMAAPDRLIEDGDRLGLPGWDLRAVWTPGHSPGHLCFAEPERRLLFSGDHVLARITPMVAVHPQSSPNPLADYLDALRVVGKLDVEEVLPAHEYRFLELDARVGHVIAHHEERLAEVRRVVADGDGAACWDIATRLSWSRPWETIPAHMRRTANGETLAHLVWLEQRGQVTRVPGEPDRWYPDD; encoded by the coding sequence GTGGGCAAGGCGAGCGTGACGGCGGCGAACGAGGCGCAGCGCGCCGCGTGGCGGGGAGGCGGCCTGCCGGAGGTCGAGCGGGTGCGTCCGGGGCTGTGGTCGATCCCCGTCCCGATCCCGATCAACCCCTTGCGCTATGTCCTGGTCTACGCGCTCGAAGTCCCCGGTGGAGTGGTCCTCGTCGACGCCGGATGGAACACCGGCGAGGCGTACGACGCGCTCGTGGCGGGGCTGGGGACGGCCGGATACGAGATCACGGACGTGAAGGCCGTGCTGGTCACGCACATCCACCCCGACCACTACGGTCTGGCGGGGCGCGTACGGGAGGTCTCGGGCGCCTGGATCGGGCTGCACCCGGCCGACGCCCGCCTCATCCGAGGCCGCTACGACGACTCGGCGATCGACGATCTCGTCGAGCAGGAGCGCGCGCTGCTGCTCCGCTGCGGCGTGCCGGACCTGACGGCGCAGGAACTGGCGGGCGCGTCGGTCATGCTGCGCCAGTTCGTGACGATGGCGGCGCCCGACCGGCTCATCGAGGACGGGGACCGGCTCGGGCTGCCCGGCTGGGACCTCCGGGCGGTGTGGACCCCCGGTCACTCGCCCGGCCACCTGTGCTTCGCGGAGCCGGAGCGCAGGCTGCTGTTCTCCGGCGACCACGTGCTGGCGAGGATCACGCCGATGGTCGCGGTGCACCCGCAGTCGTCGCCCAACCCGCTGGCCGACTATCTCGACGCGCTGCGCGTGGTGGGCAAGCTCGACGTGGAGGAGGTGCTGCCCGCCCACGAGTACCGTTTCCTGGAACTGGACGCCCGGGTGGGCCACGTCATCGCGCACCACGAGGAGCGGCTCGCGGAGGTACGGCGGGTCGTCGCGGACGGCGACGGCGCGGCCTGCTGGGACATCGCCACCCGGCTGAGCTGGTCGCGCCCCTGGGAGACGATCCCCGCGCACATGCGCAGGACGGCCAACGGCGAGACCCTCGCCCACCTGGTCTGGCTGGAACAGCGCGGCCAGGTCACCCGGGTGCCCGGCGAGCCCGACCGCTGGTACCCCGACGACTGA
- a CDS encoding glycoside hydrolase family 9 protein: MLRRIGILAVAALTAACLTGAPPVTADEGPEQIPNGTFDTTADPWWHTSNLDFELSGGRLCTNVPGGTVNPWDAIIGVNDIPLVKDETYAFSFFATADPSKVARAFVQLPTDPYTQYVAAAPEVSVSGNTYSYTFTSPVDLPNAQVVFQIGGSATPWRFCVDNVSLKGGAPPEVYTPDTGPRVRVNQVAYLPKGPKNATLVTGATSALPWQLKNSAGAVVAHGSTTPRGVDNSSGQNVHSIDFGSYVKAGTGYTLTADGETSRPFDIKPDAYASLKLDALKFYYTQRSGIAIDNALRPGYGRPAGHVDVAPNQGDKNVPCQPGVCDYRLDVSGGWYDAGDHGKYVVNGGISVAQIMSEFERTKNAPTAKPIGSLNIPESGDAVPDVLDEARWEQEFLLKMQRPDGMVHHKIHDENWTGLPLLPNLDPQKRELHPVSTAATLNLAATAAQAARIFAPYDAAFAAKNLAAAKKAWTAAKANPNLLASPSDGNGGGTYDDAKVSDEFYWAAAELYITTGEKEFENYILASPLHTANIWNTGAMDWGNVAALGRLDLATVPNTLPGRNQVRASVVAGADRYLATLKAHPYGLPYDAASYDWGSNSIVLNNMVVMATAYDITGDLKYRDGVLQGVDYILGRNALNQSYVTGYGEVASKNEHSRWYAHSLDTSLPNPPHGTLAGGPNSSIQDPVAQAKLRGCVAQFCYIDDIGSWSTNELTINWNSPLSWISAFIADQGDGTVKAPGACKVTYTTHGSWPSGFTTQITIQNTGTKAVDGWKLQWSFLGGQKIDHSWSANFSQQAATVTAENETWNKTIKPGQSVDIGYNGLGAPGANPSPDLITLNGAACST; this comes from the coding sequence GTGCTCAGAAGAATCGGCATTCTCGCCGTGGCGGCACTGACCGCGGCCTGCCTGACCGGCGCGCCTCCCGTCACGGCGGACGAGGGCCCGGAACAGATCCCCAACGGCACGTTCGACACCACCGCCGACCCGTGGTGGCACACCTCGAACCTGGACTTCGAGCTGTCGGGCGGCCGGCTCTGCACGAACGTCCCCGGCGGGACGGTCAACCCCTGGGACGCGATCATCGGCGTCAACGACATCCCGCTGGTGAAGGACGAGACCTACGCGTTCAGCTTCTTCGCCACCGCCGACCCGTCGAAGGTCGCCAGGGCGTTCGTCCAGCTGCCGACCGATCCCTACACCCAGTACGTGGCGGCGGCCCCCGAGGTCAGCGTCTCGGGCAACACCTACAGCTACACGTTCACCTCGCCGGTCGACCTGCCCAACGCCCAGGTCGTCTTCCAGATCGGCGGCAGCGCGACGCCGTGGCGCTTCTGCGTCGACAACGTCTCGCTCAAGGGCGGGGCGCCGCCGGAGGTCTACACGCCCGACACCGGTCCCCGGGTGCGGGTGAACCAGGTGGCCTACCTGCCCAAGGGCCCCAAGAACGCCACCCTGGTCACGGGCGCCACCAGCGCGCTGCCCTGGCAGCTCAAGAACTCGGCCGGGGCCGTGGTCGCGCACGGCTCGACGACCCCGCGCGGCGTGGACAACAGCTCTGGGCAGAACGTCCACTCGATCGACTTCGGTTCGTACGTCAAGGCGGGGACGGGCTACACGCTCACCGCCGACGGTGAGACCAGCCGGCCGTTCGACATCAAGCCGGACGCGTACGCCTCCCTCAAGCTCGACGCGCTGAAGTTCTACTACACCCAGCGCAGCGGCATCGCGATCGACAACGCGCTGCGGCCCGGGTACGGCCGTCCCGCCGGTCACGTGGACGTGGCTCCCAACCAGGGCGACAAGAACGTCCCCTGTCAGCCGGGCGTGTGCGACTATCGTCTCGACGTGTCCGGCGGCTGGTACGACGCGGGCGACCACGGCAAGTACGTGGTCAACGGCGGCATCTCGGTCGCCCAGATCATGAGCGAGTTCGAGCGGACCAAGAACGCCCCGACCGCCAAGCCCATCGGCAGCCTGAACATCCCCGAGAGCGGCGACGCCGTCCCGGACGTGCTCGACGAGGCCCGCTGGGAGCAGGAGTTCCTGCTGAAGATGCAGCGGCCCGACGGCATGGTCCACCACAAGATCCACGACGAGAACTGGACCGGCCTGCCGCTGCTGCCGAACCTGGACCCGCAGAAGCGCGAACTTCACCCGGTCAGCACGGCCGCCACGCTGAACCTCGCCGCGACCGCCGCCCAGGCGGCCCGGATCTTCGCGCCGTACGACGCCGCGTTCGCCGCGAAGAACCTGGCGGCGGCGAAGAAGGCGTGGACGGCGGCCAAGGCGAACCCGAACCTGCTCGCCTCCCCCTCCGACGGCAACGGCGGCGGCACCTACGACGACGCCAAGGTCAGCGACGAGTTCTACTGGGCCGCGGCCGAGCTCTACATCACCACCGGTGAGAAGGAGTTCGAAAACTACATCCTCGCCTCGCCGCTGCACACGGCCAACATCTGGAACACGGGCGCCATGGACTGGGGCAACGTCGCGGCGCTCGGCCGCCTCGACCTGGCGACCGTGCCCAACACCCTGCCCGGCCGCAACCAGGTGCGCGCCTCGGTGGTAGCCGGCGCGGACAGGTACCTCGCCACGCTGAAGGCCCACCCGTACGGCCTGCCATATGACGCGGCGTCCTACGACTGGGGATCGAACAGCATCGTCCTCAACAACATGGTGGTCATGGCCACGGCCTACGACATCACCGGTGACCTGAAGTATCGCGACGGCGTGCTGCAGGGCGTCGACTACATCCTCGGCCGCAACGCGCTCAACCAGTCGTACGTGACCGGCTACGGCGAGGTGGCGTCGAAGAACGAGCACAGCCGGTGGTACGCCCACTCGCTGGACACCTCGCTGCCGAACCCGCCGCACGGCACGCTCGCGGGCGGCCCCAACTCCAGCATCCAGGACCCGGTGGCCCAGGCGAAGCTGAGAGGCTGCGTGGCGCAGTTCTGCTACATCGACGACATCGGCTCGTGGTCTACCAACGAGCTGACGATCAACTGGAATTCGCCGCTGTCGTGGATCTCGGCCTTCATCGCCGACCAGGGCGACGGCACGGTCAAGGCCCCCGGCGCGTGCAAGGTCACCTACACCACGCACGGTTCCTGGCCGAGCGGCTTCACCACCCAGATCACGATCCAGAACACCGGCACGAAGGCCGTCGACGGCTGGAAGCTGCAGTGGTCGTTCCTGGGCGGCCAGAAGATCGACCACTCCTGGAGCGCCAACTTCTCGCAGCAGGCGGCGACCGTCACCGCCGAGAACGAGACGTGGAACAAGACCATCAAGCCGGGCCAGTCGGTCGACATCGGCTACAACGGCCTGGGGGCGCCCGGCGCCAACCCCTCGCCCGACCTGATCACCCTCAACGGCGCCGCCTGCTCCACCTGA
- a CDS encoding B3/4 domain-containing protein produces the protein MIDDIWVDDAVTALRPDFAVLVVCAYGLRNGPSDHRSREWLAGAAAGAVPEDDERIEAWRSAYRAFGAKPQRTRPSVDALVRRLPLPEINLVVDAYNAVSVRHGLPIGGEDLRRYRGTARLVRAAGDEPSEEALGEPAIGEVVWRDDEGVTCRRWNWRQCVRTRITEETADALFLLERLEPLSIPALHAAGEDLAGMLSAIAPDIRIESRLLG, from the coding sequence GTGATCGACGACATCTGGGTGGACGACGCCGTCACGGCGCTGCGTCCGGACTTCGCCGTCCTGGTCGTGTGCGCGTACGGCCTGCGTAACGGCCCCTCCGACCACCGTTCGCGGGAGTGGCTGGCCGGCGCGGCGGCCGGCGCCGTGCCGGAGGACGACGAGAGGATCGAGGCGTGGCGCTCGGCGTACCGCGCCTTCGGGGCCAAGCCCCAGCGGACCCGCCCGTCGGTGGACGCGCTCGTCCGCCGCCTGCCGCTGCCCGAGATCAACCTGGTGGTGGACGCCTACAACGCCGTGTCCGTACGGCACGGCCTGCCGATCGGCGGCGAGGACCTGCGCCGCTACCGGGGCACCGCCCGGCTGGTCCGCGCCGCGGGCGACGAGCCGTCGGAGGAGGCGCTGGGCGAGCCCGCGATCGGCGAGGTGGTGTGGCGCGACGACGAGGGCGTCACCTGCCGGAGATGGAACTGGCGGCAGTGCGTCAGGACCAGGATCACCGAGGAGACGGCCGACGCGCTGTTCCTTCTGGAGCGGCTCGAACCGCTGTCGATCCCGGCACTGCATGCGGCCGGTGAGGACCTCGCGGGTATGCTGTCCGCTATAGCTCCCGATATCCGGATCGAGTCGCGGCTCCTCGGGTGA